The genomic segment GGTCTCGCCGAGTTCGGTGTCGGGGGACTTGGCCCGGCTGTCCATCAGCATCTCTTCGATCGACCAGCCGGCGTCGCCCTGGTCGGCCTGCGAGCCGGCGTTGGCGACGCGGATCGCCTTCTTGATGATGGTGAGCTTCTTCTTCGAGAGCCCGAGGAACTTGGCGATCTCGTCGTGGGTCGGGGCGCGGCCCAGTTCGTCGGTCAGCTTGTTGGTGGCGCGGCGCCACTTGGTTAGCAACTCGGCCATGTACGCCGGGATGCGGATCGTTTTCGCGGTGTTGATGATCGCCCGCTTGATGCTCTGCTTGATCCAGTAGCTGGCGTAGGTGCTGAACCGCGTGTTCATCGTGGGGTCGAACCCCTCGACGGCCCGCAAGAGCCCCATGTTCCCCTCGGACACGAGATCGTCCAGCGGGAGCCCCTTGCCGGCGTACCCGCGGGCGATGTTCACCACCAGCCGCAGGTTGGCCCGCACCATGCGGTCGCGGGCCTCCACGTCGCCGGAGAGCACCCGGCCCGCCAGTTCGCGCTCGTCGGACGCGGAGAGGAGCGGGGTGCGGTCGATGTCGCCGAGGTACGAGCTGAACGGGGCGCGGCTGGGGATCGTGCTCACGGCGTCTCAGGGGTAGGGGTTGAGCCGGGGTCCGTTTCAGGTTCCGGTTCAGGTGGGCACGGAACCGAACTCGCTTCAGTGTGGGACAGGAATCGCCCCCGGTCAAATCGGTACGCGCGGCACAATCGGAATTGTTATGCGCCCCGTTTCGCACGGTACAAACGAACCCGGTTGCGGGGCGCGGCCGTGCCGGGCGCAGCCGCCGGCGTATCTTGACTCCTGGTGACGGAACCGGTCCCAACGTGTGAGGCGCGATGTCCCTGTTGTTGAGTGCCCAGGACCTGACGAAAGCGTTCGGCGGGCAGCGCGCCTTGTTCACCGGCCTGTCGCTCGAACTGCGTGCGGGCGAGCGGGTCGGGCTGATCGGACCCAACGGGGCCGGGAAGTCCACGCTCCTCAAAATTCTCGCCGGCATCGAGGAGCCCGACGCCGGAACGCTCTCGTCCCGGCGCGGGACCCGGATCGGGTACCTGCCCCAGGACGACGTGTTCCCCCCCGGGCTGACCGCCCGCGAGGTGCTGCTCGCCGCCCTGGCCGGACACCACCTCGAAGACCACGAGCGCGAAACGCGGACCGCGATCACCCTGACCCAGGTCGGGTTCGAGGACCACGACAAGCCGGCGGACGCGCTCTCCGGCGGCTGGCGCAAGCGCCTGGCGGTGGCGCGCGAGCTCGTCCGCGAGCCGGACCTGCTCCTGCTGGACGAGCCGACCAACCACCTGGACCTGCCCGGCGTGGTGTGGCTCGAGCGCCTGTTGCGTGCGGCCCCGTTCGGGTACCTCGTCGCGACCCACGACCGGGCGTTCCTCCGCGCGACCGCCGACGAGATCGTGGAGGTGAGCCGCGTGTACCCCGGCGGCGTGCTCCGCGCCCCGGGCGGGTACGACGACTTCGCCGGCAAGCGCGAGGCGTTCCTCGAGGCGCAGGACCGGCAGCGCGACGCCGTCGCGAACCAGGTGCGCCGGGAGACGGAGTGGCTCGGCCGCAAGGCGGCGGCCCGGACGCGCAAGGCGAGTTCCCGCATCGAGGCCGCCGGCCGGCGGCGCGAGGAGCTGGCGGAACTGAACTACCGCACCGCCGCCGCGGGGGCGGCCGGCATCGACTTCGCGGCGACCGGCCGCCAGACGCGGAAGCTCCTCACCGCTACGGGGCTCGCGAAGGCCCTGGGCGGGCGGCCGCTCTTCGCCGGGTTGGACCTGCTGCTGAGTCCGGGAATGCGGGTCGGACTGCTCGGCCCGAACGGCAGCGGCAAGAGCACGCTGCTCAAGGCGCTCGCGGGCGAGATCGCGCCCGACGCCGGCACGGTTACGCGCGCGGAGGGGCTGCGCGCCGTGATGTTCGAGCAGGGGCGTTCGGCGCTGGACCTCTCCGTCCCGCTCCGCACGGCGCTGAACCCGAACGGCGACACGGTGACCTTCGGCGGGGGGCAGTTGCACGTCGCCGCGTGGGCGCAGCGCTTCCTGTTCCGCCCCGAGCAACTCGACGTGGAGGTGAGCGCGCTCTCCGGCGGCGAGCGCGCCCGGGTGCGGATCGCCCAGCTCATGCTCAAGCCCGCCGACCTGTTGCTGCTCGACGAACCGACCAACGACCTCGACATCCCCTCGCTCGAAGCGCTGGAGGACAGTCTCGAAGAGTTCCCCGGCGCCGTGCTCCTCGTCACGCACGACCGCGACCTGATGGACCGCCTCTGCACGGAGGTGATCGGCCTGGACGGCCGCGGCGGGGCCGCGCGGTACGGGAGCGTCGGGCAGTGGCTCGCGGCCCACGAGCGCGCGGAGGTCGCGGCGGCCAAGGCCGCCGCCGCGCCGGCGCCGAGCCGGCCGGCGGCCGCCCCGGGCGGCGGCCCGAAACCCAAGAGCTCAGCTTCAAGGAACAGAAAGAACTGGAGGGGATCGAGACCGCCATCACGGGCGCGGAGGAGGCCGTTGCCGCCCGCGAGGCCGACGTCGCCGCGGCCTCGACCGGGGCCAACCACGTCGCCCTCACGGCGGCGTGCAAGGCGCTGGAAGAGGCGCAGGCTGCGGTGGAGAAGCTCTACGCGCGGTGGCAGGAGCTCGAGGCGAAGCGGGCCGGCGGCGCGTGAGCGATGCCGCGGGACAACCTGGGGGATCTGTGGCCCGTCTGCGGGTTCTGACGGGGCCGCTCGACTCACGGCCCGTGTTCGTCCGGATTCGGGACCGGTGCGGCACGGCGGGTGCCTTAATCCTCTCCGTCGGGCGAAAACGAGTAAAAATGCCCGGCGACCTGATCCGTGAGGACCGCCATGATCCCGACCCCTTTCACCGATAACACCCAAGCGAATCACGCGGACGACAGCCAACCGCGCTTCTTCCTTGATGCCGCGTTCGACCCCCACACCGACGGCGACTGGTGGCTCGATCTGGGCGGCGTCGATTTGCCGGTCGCACTGCCCGTGTAACCGTTTCAGAAAGAACCGCGGGCGTGTAGTTCTTACCGGCGCAAACTCGAATCCCTCCAGCGTTCACCAACCGACTCGCAACGCGAGCACCCGACCTCCGAGGAGCCGACCGTCATGGACCGCGACCTGGACGTCCTGACCCTGCTGTTGCTCGACCCCTGCCTTACGGCCGACGAGGCCGCCCGCGAGGCCGCCGCCCGCACCCACACCGCGGGCGTCGTTGCCGAAGCGCGGACCCGGCCGCACGCGACCGGCCGCAAGGCCCGCCGGGCGGCGCCGGAAGCAACCGACGGCCCATCGGTCGGGTTCTGACACCCGGTCCGGTTGACCCGGTCGGGTTCTGTGGTTGTGGCCCGGGCTTTCCATCCCGTGCTTCCTGCACGCCGGCCGAAAGCCCGGGCCGCGAAACTCCGGCACACGCGATCGGATCGGGAATGTGACGAACGGAGAAGGGAAACGCGGCGGCTCGTGTCAATGCACGGGCCGCCGCGTTTTTACTCGGTACCACCTTCAGACCGATCGGGCGTCACTTCTTCTCGGGCACCTCTTCGGCCGCCACTTTAATGGTGACTTGAAAGCCGAGGTCCTTCTTGCTGGCCCCCTTGAAGGGCTCTTTCGTGCTGATCCAGAGGGGATCGAGGGCCGGGTCCGGCGCGAACTCCGCCGACGGCGCCTTGTGCGCCAGCACGCACTTCGGCATCGTCGCGGTGACCTTGAACGACTGACTCAAGTTGTACTTGCCGGCCGCCACGACGATGCCCGCCGGGGCCTCCTTGTCGTTGATCGAGCTGCTCTCGCCGCCGGACACGCTGTGGCTGGGCATGGTGAGGACCACACCGGGACCGGCCCCGCCCGCGACGACCGCCGCGGCGCTCACGTCGGCGGACCCGATTTTCGAGCTGCGCAGCAACCCGATGAGCCGGCCCTCCACCGTCAGCTTGGCCGCCTTCACGGTCGGCTTGTCGAACGACACCTCGAACTGCTGCGCCAGGTCGAACACCTGACTGGCCGACGCCGCTCCGGCCGGCCCGCCGTAGGCGACCGCGACCCCCGACATGGTGACGACGATCGTGTCCGCGGACGGCTGCTGGACGTCGATGTTGCCGCCGCCGGTGTGCGTGCACCCGGAGCGGCACGGCGTCACCTTTCCGCTCCGCGTCCCCAGCGCGATCGACACGTCGGGTGCCGAGGCGGCGGTCGTCACGGTGATGTTGAGCGGCTGGCCCGGTTGGGCGACCGCCTTCTTCGGGTCCTCGGCCCGGAGCGCCGGCACCAGACCGGCCGCCGCCACCGCGCCCAAAAGCGCCCTGCGATTCATCCGACTCATTTTTCAAGCCTCCGTGCTCAGATGGTCCCGCACCCACCGGTCGGGACGTAGATCGATAGTCGGCCCGAACGTTGGAGAGGCGGCCGCAGCACGGCCCGACGGTTCGCTGCGGCCGCCCCCTCACCACCGCACGATACAGTCGAGCGCGGCGGTGAGGAGCCCGTGCTTCCCTTCAAACGGGCGGCTGTACCCGTTGTAGTCGTAGCGCACTTCCGGCCGGATCAGGATCGACTTCGTCGGCCGGTACTGACAGCCCAGTGTGACGGCCGTGTACAGGCCCTCGTACCCGGTCCGCTGGCCCTCGAAGTCGTCGAACGTTTCGAACCGCATGATCCCGGTCACCTTGCTGCTGAAGGCGTAGTTCAGGTAGTGCACGATCGACCCCCAGTGGGCGGTGCCGCTGGTCACGTTCTCGGAGACGATCCCGCCGGGCACGTTCGCCGGGACCCCGTACTGGTAGCCGTAGATCAGCTCGGTGACGTAACTCAGGCGCGGGTTGAACGCGTGCGTCCACACGAGATCCGCGACGTTAAGGTTGTTGCGCCCCGCCGGCTCGAACTGCTCGCCGACGGTGGCCGGGTTGAACGGGGCGCCGGCGTTGAACTTGCCCCGCCCGTACGACCACCCGAAGGTGACCGTGTCCGCCTTGTTCAAACTGGTCCAGGTGACCGCCCCGACGGCCCGCAGCTCCTCGGCGCTGTTGCCGATGAACACGTCGTTACCGTTGGCCAGCATGAACTTACCGGACCACTGGGCGTTGAACGTGGGGGACACCTGGATCCCCATGTGGGTGAACGGCGGGCTCCAGTTGAACGCGTACGAGCGGGACGCGAGCGGGGTGCTGATCCCCTCGAGGCTCTCGTACCCCCAGGGCGTGTACAACCGCCCGACGCGGATGTCGGTACCTTGAAAGAGCGTCGGGATGTACACGTTGGAGTAAAACTGGATCAGGTCGATACCGTAGTAGTTCTGGTTGCCCTGGGAGTTCAGCAACTGGTTGTTCAGGAAGCCGCGCATCAGGCTGAACCGGTAATCGGTCCCGTAGTCCGCATCGAGGCGGTAGCCCCACGTGACGTCCGTGGTCCCGCTCGTGACGACCGCGCGCTCCAGCCGGATCCAGGTCTGGTTCATGATGACCTGGTTGGCGCGGTCGTTCCACACCACCGGCTGGTTGCTCACCCGCGCGCTGCTCGCCGTGTACGAGGCCTCCGTCCAACCCGAGATCGTGGTCCTCTGGTCGTCCAGTACGGTCCCGTACCAGGTTCCCTGGAGGGTCCGCATGAGCGCCCACCGGTCGGGCGGGGCGGGCGGGGTCGGTCCGGGCGCGGGCGCTTCGGGCACCGGGGCCGGCGGCACTTCGACCGTCAGATCGAGCGGCGTC from the Frigoriglobus tundricola genome contains:
- a CDS encoding sigma-70 family RNA polymerase sigma factor, translating into MSTIPSRAPFSSYLGDIDRTPLLSASDERELAGRVLSGDVEARDRMVRANLRLVVNIARGYAGKGLPLDDLVSEGNMGLLRAVEGFDPTMNTRFSTYASYWIKQSIKRAIINTAKTIRIPAYMAELLTKWRRATNKLTDELGRAPTHDEIAKFLGLSKKKLTIIKKAIRVANAGSQADQGDAGWSIEEMLMDSRAKSPDTELGETDDLKQVLQLLEKMDQREATVLRMRFGLNDEEPKTLKEIGERLGLTRERVRQIESEALAKLNDGLAV
- a CDS encoding outer membrane beta-barrel protein — its product is MFFALLLTNAVMPGQPPAVAETPPPVASTPLDLTVEVPPAPVPEAPAPGPTPPAPPDRWALMRTLQGTWYGTVLDDQRTTISGWTEASYTASSARVSNQPVVWNDRANQVIMNQTWIRLERAVVTSGTTDVTWGYRLDADYGTDYRFSLMRGFLNNQLLNSQGNQNYYGIDLIQFYSNVYIPTLFQGTDIRVGRLYTPWGYESLEGISTPLASRSYAFNWSPPFTHMGIQVSPTFNAQWSGKFMLANGNDVFIGNSAEELRAVGAVTWTSLNKADTVTFGWSYGRGKFNAGAPFNPATVGEQFEPAGRNNLNVADLVWTHAFNPRLSYVTELIYGYQYGVPANVPGGIVSENVTSGTAHWGSIVHYLNYAFSSKVTGIMRFETFDDFEGQRTGYEGLYTAVTLGCQYRPTKSILIRPEVRYDYNGYSRPFEGKHGLLTAALDCIVRW
- a CDS encoding ABC transporter C-terminal domain-containing protein, translating into MARGPRARGGRGGQGRRRAGAEPAGGRPGRRPETQELSFKEQKELEGIETAITGAEEAVAAREADVAAASTGANHVALTAACKALEEAQAAVEKLYARWQELEAKRAGGA